Proteins from one Flavobacterium sp. N2038 genomic window:
- a CDS encoding NAD(P)H-dependent glycerol-3-phosphate dehydrogenase — MSENLKFAVIGGGSWATAIAKMLCVNLSEIAWYMRNESAIEHIQKYKHNPNYLSSVEFDTKKLKLTSNINEAIEYADYIIFAIPSAFLDAELKNMTVSLSDKIIFSAIKGIVPETSLIVGEHFHIQYDIPYYNIGVITGPCHAEEVALERLSYLTIACGDPDKAKNVAKSLSGNYIKAKISDDIIGTEYAAMLKNIYAIAAGIAHGLGYGDNFQSVMMSNGIREMKKFIRKVHKMKRNINDSAYLGDLLVTGYSVFSRNRMFGNMIGKGYTVKSAMMEMSMVAEGYYATKSAYKLNQGYGAKTPIIDAVYAVLYEGKDAKSVFKKLTESLD, encoded by the coding sequence ATGAGCGAAAATTTAAAATTTGCAGTAATTGGAGGAGGAAGCTGGGCAACGGCTATTGCAAAAATGTTATGCGTTAATCTTTCAGAAATTGCGTGGTACATGCGTAATGAATCTGCAATCGAACATATTCAGAAATACAAACACAATCCAAACTACTTAAGCTCTGTTGAATTCGACACCAAAAAGCTTAAGTTAACAAGTAATATAAACGAAGCAATAGAATATGCAGACTATATAATTTTTGCCATTCCATCTGCTTTTTTAGATGCCGAATTAAAAAACATGACGGTTTCTTTGTCTGACAAGATCATTTTTTCTGCCATAAAAGGAATTGTACCGGAAACCAGTTTAATAGTTGGAGAACATTTCCATATTCAATACGATATTCCATATTACAACATCGGAGTAATTACAGGACCTTGTCATGCTGAAGAAGTAGCTTTAGAAAGACTTTCGTACCTAACAATTGCTTGCGGTGATCCGGATAAAGCAAAAAATGTAGCTAAATCACTTTCTGGAAATTATATTAAAGCTAAAATTTCTGATGATATTATCGGTACTGAATATGCTGCAATGCTTAAAAACATCTACGCGATCGCTGCCGGAATTGCACATGGTTTAGGTTACGGAGACAATTTCCAGTCTGTTATGATGAGTAACGGAATTCGCGAAATGAAAAAATTCATCCGAAAAGTACATAAAATGAAACGTAATATTAACGATTCTGCATACCTGGGCGATTTATTAGTTACTGGGTACTCGGTTTTCTCAAGAAACAGAATGTTCGGAAACATGATAGGAAAAGGATATACTGTAAAAAGTGCTATGATGGAAATGAGCATGGTTGCTGAAGGTTATTACGCAACAAAAAGTGCTTATAAACTAAATCAAGGCTATGGAGCAAAAACACCAATTATAGACGCTGTTTATGCTGTTTTATATGAAGGAAAAGATGCTAAATCTGTTTTTAAGAAGTTGACTGAGTCTTTGGATTAG
- a CDS encoding iron-containing alcohol dehydrogenase: protein MLNFELYNPTNLIFGKGQIEKLSTLVPKNAKILLAYGGGSIFKNGIYDQVINNLKGFEIVEFGGIEPNPRFETLLKAVEVIKAEKIDFILAVGGGSVIDGVKFISAAVHFEGNPTDILQKRLLIKENAMPFGTVLTLPATGSEMNSGYVVTIEATQEKLSSGGSALFPQFSICDPTVIASLPKRQLENGVVDAYTHVMEQYLTYPTDAFLQDRIAEGILQTLIEVGPGVVKNPTDYTLASNFMWSCTMALNGLIQKGVPSDWATHMIGHELTALYEIDHARTLAIIGPSLYTVMFETKKGKLAQYGRRIFNLSGSDEEVAKEAINKTVEFFHTMGMDTKLSQYTEDYSNTADFIVNRFNERGWKGLGENQLVTLDKVKSIVELSY, encoded by the coding sequence ATGCTAAACTTTGAATTATACAATCCGACGAATTTAATCTTCGGAAAAGGACAAATAGAAAAACTTTCAACTTTGGTTCCAAAAAATGCTAAAATCCTTTTGGCTTATGGTGGCGGAAGTATTTTTAAAAACGGAATTTACGATCAGGTAATTAACAATTTAAAAGGTTTTGAAATTGTTGAATTTGGCGGAATTGAGCCAAATCCGAGATTTGAGACTTTACTAAAAGCTGTTGAAGTAATAAAAGCAGAAAAAATTGATTTTATTCTGGCTGTTGGTGGCGGATCTGTCATTGATGGTGTAAAATTTATTTCGGCTGCAGTACATTTTGAAGGAAATCCAACTGACATTTTACAAAAACGTCTCTTAATTAAAGAAAACGCAATGCCTTTTGGAACTGTTTTAACGCTTCCGGCTACGGGTAGTGAAATGAATTCAGGATACGTGGTAACTATTGAAGCAACACAGGAAAAATTATCTTCTGGTGGAAGCGCTTTGTTTCCGCAATTCTCCATCTGCGACCCGACAGTTATTGCATCTTTACCAAAAAGACAACTTGAAAATGGTGTTGTAGATGCTTACACGCATGTTATGGAACAATATTTAACGTATCCAACTGATGCCTTTTTACAAGATAGAATTGCCGAAGGAATTTTGCAGACTTTAATTGAAGTTGGTCCGGGCGTTGTTAAAAACCCAACAGATTATACTTTGGCTTCAAACTTTATGTGGAGCTGTACAATGGCTTTAAACGGATTAATTCAAAAAGGTGTTCCAAGTGATTGGGCAACTCACATGATTGGCCACGAATTAACGGCTCTTTATGAAATAGATCATGCCAGAACTTTGGCTATTATTGGCCCAAGTTTATACACTGTAATGTTTGAAACTAAAAAAGGGAAATTAGCACAATACGGAAGACGTATTTTTAATCTTTCTGGTTCTGATGAAGAAGTAGCAAAAGAAGCCATCAATAAAACAGTTGAATTTTTCCATACAATGGGAATGGATACTAAACTTTCGCAATATACCGAAGACTATAGCAATACAGCCGACTTTATCGTAAATCGTTTTAACGAAAGAGGCTGGAAAGGTTTAGGTGAAAATCAATTGGTTACTTTAGATAAAGTGAAATCTATTGTTGAGCTTAGTTACTAA
- a CDS encoding type 1 glutamine amidotransferase domain-containing protein, protein MKKIALLGIIVFTAISFSAMAQKSNKKSMKKVLFVVTSNDKLGNTGEKTGFWSEEFAAPYYELLDQGIEISIASPLGGQPPIDPKSADPASATEDTKRFDADKTLQEKLKNTIKLSTINQKDYDAVFYPGGHGPLWDLVEDRSSIALIESFYTHNKPVAFVCHAPAVLKNVKVKGEYLVKGKKVTGFTNAEEEAVGLTKVVPFLLEDALASNGGIFSKGPNWQPYAVEDGLLITGQNPASSKLVADKLLQKLSK, encoded by the coding sequence ATGAAGAAAATAGCATTACTCGGAATTATAGTATTCACAGCAATTAGCTTTTCGGCTATGGCTCAAAAATCAAATAAAAAAAGTATGAAAAAAGTATTATTTGTTGTTACCAGCAATGATAAACTGGGCAATACAGGAGAAAAAACAGGATTTTGGTCAGAGGAATTTGCTGCGCCGTATTACGAATTATTAGATCAGGGAATAGAAATTTCAATTGCTTCTCCGCTCGGAGGACAACCTCCAATTGACCCTAAAAGTGCTGATCCTGCTTCGGCAACAGAAGACACAAAACGTTTTGACGCTGACAAGACATTACAGGAAAAATTAAAAAACACTATAAAACTTTCAACCATAAATCAAAAAGATTACGATGCTGTTTTTTATCCTGGTGGCCACGGTCCGCTTTGGGATTTAGTAGAAGACAGAAGTTCAATTGCTTTGATTGAATCTTTTTACACGCATAACAAACCTGTAGCTTTTGTTTGTCACGCTCCGGCAGTTTTGAAAAACGTAAAAGTAAAAGGTGAATATTTGGTAAAAGGTAAAAAAGTAACCGGATTTACCAATGCAGAAGAAGAAGCTGTTGGTTTAACTAAAGTTGTTCCCTTTTTATTAGAAGATGCTTTGGCATCAAACGGAGGTATTTTTTCTAAAGGACCAAACTGGCAACCTTATGCTGTTGAAGACGGACTTTTAATTACAGGACAAAATCCGGCATCATCTAAACTGGTTGCGGACAAATTATTACAAAAATTGAGCAAATAA